The following is a genomic window from Micromonospora cathayae.
GGAGATCGGCGGGGTGCTGATCCGGGCCGGGGAAGGCGTCGTCACGCTGGGCAACGCGGCCAACCGCGACCCGGCCGCCTTCCCCGACGGCGACCGGCTGGACCTGACCCGGGGTGGCCGGCACCACCTCAGCTTCGGTTTCGGCGTACACCAGTGTCTGGGGCAGAACCTGGCCCGGCTGGAGTTGCAGATCGTCTTCGACACCCTGCTGGCCCGGGTGCCGGGCCTGCGGCTGGCGACGCCGGTCGACCGACTGCCCTTCAAGGACGACGGAGCCGTCTACGGCCTGTACGAGCTACCGGTCACCTGGTAGGGGCGGCTCGGGTAGCCGGTCCCGTCGGCCGGCCGGTCGGGCTCAGGGCTCTACAGTGATCGCCGACGCCGGGCAGACCGCCGCGGCGTCGGTGACGTCGGCGAGCCGTTCGGCGGCGGGCGACGGGTTCAGGAGCACCACCACACCGTCCTCGTCACGCTGGTCGAACACGTCCGGCGCGGCCAGCGCGCACTGCCCGGACCCGCAGCACCTGTCCTGGTCGACGGTGATCCGCATGGTGCCCACCCTTCCGTGGTAGCCGGCTTCCGGCGTCCAGAGTGCCCGCTCGGCCGCCCGCCCGCCAGAGGCCGGCGACGAAACCGCAATGGACAGGACCCGGATCGCCGGCTACCGTCCACACCTCAGGACTGATCGACGTTGATGTATGTCTGGAGGTGCCGTGTCCCCACGTCATGCCCGAGGAAGGCGCTG
Proteins encoded in this region:
- a CDS encoding ferredoxin — its product is MRITVDQDRCCGSGQCALAAPDVFDQRDEDGVVVLLNPSPAAERLADVTDAAAVCPASAITVEP